Below is a window of Camelina sativa cultivar DH55 chromosome 11, Cs, whole genome shotgun sequence DNA.
TTTACTAGTCTGTACAGGACCTCGTTGTACAGGAAAAGCCTGTACAGACCAATATCTGTAGAGATCCTACTTAAGAAGACATACTACGTTGTACAGAGAGAAAACTGAACCAAATTAacattataatttacaaaaaattagCACAACCACTGCTAATACCGTACATAAGTCCAAAAGATGTTACACAAAGTAGCTAGAAATAGATAAGTTGAAAATATCATTATGGTACATAAGTGAGAACATTAGTTTTGGTCACCCTAATACATGAGCTAGGCCGCATAATCGTCTTCGCCTTCAACAAATGTGACATAGGAGTCTATTGCGTATGAGATCCTAATCCGTACAACATCATCGTCAGTGAGAGCTGCCATATCTGACATATCCATCCCGAATGAATGCATTTCCAGGAATTTAACGGAAACAAGACCACAGTCGCCATCTCCCTTGTTGTCCTATAACCCACGGGAACGAGACCAGGTAAAAGGGTCAGTAGTCAGATTTGCAGTCAATTCCGGTTTGTTCCATCTTTTCAACAGCCAAGGGATACATTCTACAACCGACCGCATCTGGAAAGCGACGACGTCATCACCAAAAGGTTCAATGAACGGATCAAGGATCTCCACAGTTCGATGCTTCAAATTAATGACCAATCCTACCCAATGAGTAAATCCCCAGTTCATGGGGACGTAAATAACATCAACATTAGTGAGAAATCCAGACTTCATTAGTTTGCTAGTAGACCTGCCTGTGACATAAGCCTTGATGGTTGGCCCCCAGTTGTAATTGTCTTTGTCTTCACAGTTGCAAAAGTCCTGATGATGGGTGACTAGTAAGTCCAGAAACCATGTTTCTAGGAAAACAACCCGCTTTGCTGCAAAAGCTTGCGTTCTGCGTCGTAGAATCATCGACGTGAGGACATGCATATGCTGTAATACAAAACAGTTAAAGTTAACAGAGAAGGCCACGGAAAATTGatagcaaataaaaaaactaatattataaaatggTCACCTCTGTGGTGATCCATTTGTCCTTCGTTGCAATGTCAAGGAAGTGGCTGTTGGATAGTTTATGACCTGTGCAAACGGTGTAGGACCTAGGAAGTTTGAAACGTATTAGTATGGATATTTATGAAAGAGTCAACAACATTGAGGTTTCATTCAAAATGTGAGTATCCAAAAACTTACTGATCCTTAGCCTCTTCTAGCAGTTCCTTCCATCTCTGAAACTCAGATTCGTCAACAACAGCATGTGGTGTGTAGGCTGGTTTCTTCTTGCGGCTACTAAATAGAGCCTTGATTCTAGGGTCTGTCGTGAATTCTTCATCATCCAGGAATCGAGATCGTCTTGGAATTCGCTTTGGTGGAATAGGCTGGCGaggttttgttgtttcatgAACGAAATAAGCCGGACTAATAGCGACCATAGCTGAGAGGTTCCGGTTATTGGGCACCTCTTCAGAAGTAGCTCCGTCGTTGGAATCGACCGCAACCTGTATTAACAGAGAGCtgtcataaataaatatttacagAGAGAATATTTACCTATAATtgatgtattaaaaaaaaaaataaacctgtACAGGGGTTGAGGGGGAGGTTGGCTTTAATCCTGTGGAAGCATCCATGCTGTCTTCAACAAATTGATCCATAAACTTATTAGTCTCATCGTCCTCATCATGGGACTAAGGGTTTGGTTCAGCTTCCTAAACATAGTTAGTAAGAATGTCAGCAAAATGAGAGCAACTTAAAGAATCAAAATAGTACAAAGAACCTACCTGATCGCCAGTAGTAAATACGTTGGTTGGATGTTGTTTAGTTCCATCTGTGCCCTGTGGAATCGAGTATTAAGGTCTCCATGAAATTTGGAATGCGAGGAAAaagaataaatttaaaactaaccTGAGAAGTTTGCTCCCCCATCTGTACACTGATTTCTTGGGCAATACCATACATTTCCCAACTTTCATCACATACAAACCGTCCAGGGGGAGGCTGAGGTTCACCAAGTAGAGAAGATGTTCCAGATTCTTGTCTACCACTGGGAGGTTGTTTGGGTGTTCCCCTACCATCAGGGTTTGTTTCCAATCCCTTACAGTCATTCCCGAGAGGATCATGGATAGAGGCTGGAGATTTGCCCACTAAACCTATAAGCACCTTCATGTCAGCGTATATATTCTTGCGTTGGGTCTCTAGCTGGGTAACAACCCAGTTCTTTAAGAGGTTGATATCAGAGAGGGTGACATAGTGTTGCAGTGACAATGGCCTACAATTATCACCGGAAGAGGAAGCACGTTTCTGAGGGGGTTTggctgcattttttttttccaaaggaGGTTTAGTAACTTCCTTTGCTTTGCTAGCAGACCGCGTAAAAGGTTTCCGCCCAACAGGTACATGTtctattttttgcttttttatggGAGGATCAAACGGTGTAACATCTTCAACATCAGAGTCTACATCATCAGGTTCTTTACTCAGCAGATCCCAAACAGGCCACTGAGAAGGAATGAACTTATGGTTTTGGGATATCAAAGACATGATCATGTTCACCTGAGGATCACTCTCCTCGTCATCCCAAGATATATCGGCTTCGTTAATGGCTCTTGCATGGAATAAGGTGTATTGCACAGACAACTAGCAAAAGTTGAAAAGGTATGGTTAATAATTGATTTAAAACATTATGAATCTGAAGAATATCAGTATTACAAACTCACCGTTTCAGATAATTCAGCATCGTTTACATCAGACTTGCGGAGAAGGATAGTGTTGAATATTGAGCCTGAAGACCTTTGCATGAAGTTTCTAAAATCCATTGGTTCCTTCAACTTACAACATATGGCAGGAATAGAATTAAGCACTTGCAGTTGGAGAGCAAGTGGGAACCCATAGCAGAGAGATGTTTGTTGGGAGAGCCTTCTCTTGAGTTCACCAAAAGGGTCATCCTTCCCAAAGTCTGGACCAAACCGGGACAAAGCCTCCTTGAAAGACAGGCGACCCCACAGGTAAGATAGGAAGAATTTCGTGTCATCCAACATCTCTACACAATCTTCAGAGATACGACCAGCGTATGCTTATGACATTTGAAATTCTTCAATTCATTCTGTGACTTATCGTGTTTTGGTTCAGTTGGCTTGGATAGAGGTAGAACCACGAGACTAGCGTTGATTTTTTAATTGGATCTCCCTGGTTAACTCATCTTACATCCGTAAATTAATAAtccttttgttatttatttttatagatttgatGTAAATACTCATTATATTTGTGAAAGCTTGAATCTGAATTTTTTGTAAgcaacatttatatatatatattaatgtaagaaacacacacacacacacacatatatatatatatatatccctctTGAAAATCCTAAATTGGCATTTTctacattaatatataagatcatgctttaaacaaagttttttttcgataaaaattggtttaaatcatacttataaattagttttaaaaaaatatacttaacTTTTAAAGCATAAATTAGTATCCCATAATTAAAATACTTTTCAACaagaattttaaatattctaaaataatttaagttcCTAACAGAAAATGTAAATGCTCGATGGGTATGTGATAGAGCGGGTTTgagtttacataaatatgattatattttttgtaaacaagTTGTCTACACACataaattacgattatgtaccaaaaaataaattgtcGTGCGATATTATGCGGGTTAAATCCTACAAttatcaatcaaaatacaattttataatttaaacactaaacaaaattaataaacaaatacaacttaaatttaaatcttttggTTATCTAGCGGTGTGTTACAGGTTAAGTCCTAaacttaataataaaaatacaattatatttttttaaacactaaactttttttaacatatagacttaattttaaaatttcgcTTACAAAGAAATCGTCCCACGATGTACCGCGGATtaaaacctagtatatatatatttgaagtacattttggattctaccattttatttgtacttatttacaaagttaatccctaataaatttccaaaaatatcattactttagattttgttttctaaatattttacatttcattccaaaaaaaaaatatagcaaaatcaatatggaaacagaaactgtcatatatttaaccacatcttctattgtgttttgaagatattctaccTCTTAGTCCTttgcaaataatgaaaacaacaatttgatttccattttgttttttaaaacatatgagctttgatttttaatgTAAGAAGAACTTTgattcaaatttatataaatattatattttttttattttttttaaatattatttaaatttatttaaatattataattaatatatataaacttaataaaattttaaaatattatgaatatgtaaaattaaaaaagtttaaaatacatgttggttatatagtaaatgagttataaaaaggacatgttggaattaaaaaaaatatcattaaattcgTGTTAACACggattaaatcctcattttattatttgtaaacactattaatattaaaatacttgacatataaaattaagttgatttaactaaaattgtgtaataattaaatcattaagaaaaatgtgacttaatcatatcgtataaatgacttattatgtatttagatcctttatttttgttataatacttaaaaatcaaaatagaatctcaaacactaaacaaaacaaactaaatataacaaaaaatgatcATGTCGTATATTAcgggtaaaaaaaattaatataaatatttagccgcacaaacGGCCAGAAAAtatagttattcctctatttacaaaacatccaatatttaaattaaaaatacaatataaaatataaataataataaaaattatatgcatgtGGTGTATaacgggttaaaatctagttagtataataacaatagatttcatgagttttttttttaaattataattgaataacataggatttgtaaattttacgcaaatcatttaaaatatcaagttaaaTACACCCATAccccaaaattcaaaatcttttaaatcttttacATGTTGTATGTTTTGCGGGAAACAACATTGGTCAGAtcttttttgaaataaaatattttttttttttgaaaatgctatgtaaaaatatggtcaatcaatatcataaattaataatcaaataaactaatatatatatataactaaaaaaatatagtgaaatatgactctattattgtttgtctattcttgaatttgtatTCTTGTTGGAGTTCAtttgtaatctttttcattgttgtattttcaaatcacataaaaaaatatgaagagtCCTAGATATGATAATTGCTTTTTATTAATTGGTTTTAAAGGTAATGCAATATCTTTTTTGACTTCATCATTATCATGAAGGATAgtagtagcaatttcttctaaactctaaacttctaacatttatcatttttatctaGATAATCTAATAAACAATTGACATTCATCCTATTAAGataaccaagattataaattaagaaaattctttaaaaatgtgaatgataacaaaaatatcttattttgtgATAGAAcattttcaatatgaaaatgagaaaatctattcataaattaatattttattaatttaacgaTAAATTAAagcttctataaattaataaaattttacggtcccgaatttattaatttatagaggtttttaCTGTATCAAACTAGATTACctcattttcttttactttggaAAGGGATTACctctttctttttggtcaacgactatattgtaagaaaatatgaattataaatTGGTTAGGAAATTTGGATAcagtttcctttttcttttggacaAATGATACAGTTTCTTTAAGTGAGATATAATCGTGATTATATATACTCTATGAGCTAATCTATTGTTGTCAAAATATATACTCTAAatgaaaagatttttaaaaatttcttaccaaaaattcatcaataaaattttcaaaaatccgtattcatttattttctgatatcatatatatacgtTCCGGTGATATTTATTTGTGCACTACCACCCACAACCACTATTGCcattatatttgtaattcaaAAACTCTAAATTATCACACAAAAATGACCAAATCCATCGTTTGTGCTTTGTTCATCATTTTTATTCtaggtttcttttttaatatattgtatcaTATCATTTCTAAATCTCATTTAAAAATCatgtgttttatatttttcgaaaacaaaaaagaaactgataatttttatgttattatgaTTATATTTGTGTAGGGATGATGGTGAATGAGATTGAAGGACAAAAACAAGGACGATGCAACGAGGTTTTAAAAGAAATAGATTGTGGTGCTGGCAACTGTAGCGCTCTGTGCCTACAGAAACGGAAGGGCTTGGGTCGATGCGTCACACCAGAAGGCCAGGACACCCTCAAATGCTATTGTTATTATCCTTGCGTTTAaagtcttttattttattttatatatcatctGATCTATATCTttcaattataataaattaaaactaattaataaatcatGTTTACTTGCTATCCATTTTAGATAGATGAAATATGACTAACTGTTCTCGACCTTCTCAAACTAATCTAGAAACTGAAAATGTGAACCCtaaatcaactaaaaaaacattttacaagaagataaaaataaacaaaaaatcatcatataaaaattaacaaaacttttggtatcatatttcaaataatatatatatNNNNNNNNNNNNNNNNNNNNNNNNNNNNNNNNNNNNNNNNNNNNNNNNtatatatatatatatatatattttaaatcccCAAACCTATGGAGGGGTTCGAGACTAATCTCGCTGGGAGAGGGTATCCTACGGGTAGGATCCCCCATGTATGCAAATAGACCGTACGCAATGGGTTCATACCCATGTGGCCAAATAGATAAAGCTGAATAATTCTGCGCTTGGGGAGAATCGATCCCTGGTCTACCCCAACAAAGCGACTCTTCCACCAAGGCTACCACTAGCCCGCCCACCACCACGtggttaatattttttttttttttttttttaacttcatatttcaaataattgaaaatagTCTAACAAGAAATTTATGTGTTGTACATTGGATATGAAGACTAAACAATTTTGGAGCTCCATCTGATAGATGATAGCTATAAGAACGACAACCTCAATAAATTGACAAATATCAACTAAATTAATCCCCGATACAGGAGGTTCTCGTTCCTTAAACATATATAGTGTAAATCTGTTTTTCATcattgttgtatttgtttgtgtaTGAATGATATTGTTATTAGAggtttaaatttgtaatttaattaaaaatatcaagaaaaataaataactaagtTCAAATTgagtataattttaaaaataaagtggattttaaattagttaattgcATTTTATGTAAAtcatcatataaaaaaaatttcagttaaGATCATATACTAAGATTCAAAGAAACATGATTTAAATCTTGACCATTGGAGGAGAAGGAAATGAAACGGTTGTGACTGGTTGCAGATTACAAAgtaaatacagtaaaacctctataaattaataaggtcgagACCAtgaagttttattaatttatagaggttgaaatttattgattaatttttcgataaattaataaaatgttaatctatgaagagattttttaattttcacagtttaaaaaaatttctatcaCAACAAAAGATACTTTTGtcataattcatatttttatagaattttttaatttatagttttcgCTATCGTGATAGGATTGATAACAATAATTAACTAGATTATCcaggtgaaaatgataaatgttcaGAAGTTCAGAGTTCATATGAAATTGATGCTACTAtctttgatggtgatgatgaattTGAAGAAGATCTTGCGGAAACAATTATCTAGGACTCTCCATAACTTTTGGATGcaatttgagaagacaacaccaaAAGTTTTTTAATGCAATGAGAAAATTTTTAGAGATAAACTCCAACAAGAATACAAATTCACAAAATAGGCAAACAATAATAGAGTCgtatttcactaaattttcttagatatatatatataatttatatcattattgATTTATAATATCGGTGAGACCATATTCttacataggatttccaaaaaaaatattatcttattattttatcgaattgtgcCATTTTTTACACCAGCCCAacttggaacaaaaaaaattattaatttagtgcgagtattaatttaaagagtattaatttgtagaggttttattgtatagtttcttttgtgttttgtttgtttgttttatgtattatgaaaaacatcaaacaatttatttatgtatacaataacttataatcatattttttgatACATTTTATGatctgttttgatatttttaaagagttacataagaaaaaacttgaaaaattaGAGATACcaataaatcctaaaattagtttaatttggTAAAGTAAATGAGTTGTGAACATTTGTCACAAACATTAATTTTGTAGAtagagagaaatgaaaaaaaggtTTAGGTATCGTAAAGGCATTTGGTTGAATTCAGACAGATTGAGATTATGTACGGTTACCTAACCTGACCCGACTAATTGATCGGTTATCAAATTAACtcgattaaacaaaaattataacgAAAGTATagcaaaataccaaaattaattCGGTTTTAACTGATTTAACCAGTTTTAACCGATATTAACAGGAGAAACCCAACAACTTGTTTCAATACGAAAGAAATTCATTAACCAAGAAAACCTGAAACCCAACCCAACCTAACCCGAAGATCTGAACTCGCAGGTTTGTGATACACAGTAGGAATCACTCAGTAAATTTCtcaacaacattaaaaaaataaaggagagAAGAATATTGGTTCTCCTTTCACACATATCATGATCtgattggtttcttttttttttcttaaaatttgaattaaataatagttaaattatattaaaaatattaaaataatatatttgagagaCTTGTAGAGTTTCTACCAATGTTGATGTTTAAAGAAGTACTATCCTACCGAAAACTAAAAGACACAAAGTTTCATATCAAACTAACATTTCAAAAGTCTATATTGAATTAAGGTTGACCAACTATTCTGCTAAGCTTAAACTTGAAAATAGTGTTACCTTGAGGCTTTTTCTCTTCCCAGTACTTGTCAACCATATATAACCCACCATACATATAATCCTTTCCTCTATGATCCAATCTCTTTTTGCCTAGGATCACTCGCACCAGAGTATTTTCCTTAATGTTATTAGCTAAAGCCAAATTTCCTCCAACAAGCTTTTGATCTTTGATTGCTTTCTGATCCCTGCTCTTCACGTTACCTCCTTGACCACAATAGATCATCACACCATTAACGAATCTATCGTCGTAATCATTACCTTCAGATGAAACAATGCTAGTAGCTAGTTCCATGGTTCCTTTCTTCATGTAATCAATCCCACCCATGATGTTGAAGTGAAGACTGATTACATTGAGTTCTGTTGAGTTCTGCTTTGAATTGAAATTTGTCTCCAACCTCGACTCCAGGGATTGGTCCAATCATCTTTTGACAGTTCACTTGCATCCCCATTTCACTGAGAATAGTTGAGTTTGGTAATGTATCCTACTTTTGGCAGTCTTGGATTCACCTCTTCGTATTGCATTGTCACAATCGAGCTCATCAAACACAGGTTTGAAATGACGTAACACCTTGAGAACTTTCTCATGTGGGCTAAGATCTTTGAATATCCGGTTTAGTTGTATAGTCGGAATGACTCTAAGTTGATTCAACTGTCTTACGTCTTTGTGTTGAGATGGTTTATAAGCATCAACTCTTAGTCTAACCGCAACAACATTACTCAACTTCTTGTTCGCTGGTGAGTATCCATCATTAGCTCTTGGTCTTAATGTAGTTTCATTACACAAATTCTTCTTCGCCGgggaatatttatattttggcaCAATTCTGGCTACAAAAGGATCCTTGTGAAAGTTACCAAAATGAAGTCTTCTTTTGCTTTGAGAAGCCATTACCTTAATACTTTCGTCAGCTCTT
It encodes the following:
- the LOC109127374 gene encoding defensin-like protein 141 — protein: MTKSIVCALFIIFILGMMVNEIEGQKQGRCNEVLKEIDCGAGNCSALCLQKRKGLGRCVTPEGQDTLKCYCYYPCV